The following coding sequences lie in one Mus musculus strain C57BL/6J chromosome 11, GRCm38.p6 C57BL/6J genomic window:
- the Cd300a gene encoding CMRF35-like molecule 8 isoform X3: MTQLASAVWLPTLLLLLLLFWLPGCVPLHGPSTMSGSVGESLSVSCRYEEKFKTKDKYWCRVSLKILCKDIVKTSSSEEARSGRVTIRDHPDNLTFTVTYESLTLEDADTYMCAVDISLFDGSLGFDKYFKIELSVVPSEDPVSSPGPTLETPVVSTSLPTKGPALGSNTEGHREHDYSQGLRLPALLSVLALLLFLLVGTSLLAWRMFQKRLVKADRHPELSQNLRQASEQNECQYVNLQLHTWSLREEPVLPSQVEVVEYSTLALPQEELHYSSVAFNSQRQDSHANGDSLHQPQDQKAEYSEIQKPRKGLSDLYL, encoded by the exons ATGACCCAACTGGCCTCAGCTGTGTGGCTGCCcacactgttgctgctgctgctgcttttttgGCTTCCag GCTGTGTCCCTCTGCATGGTCCCAGCACCATGTCAGGAAGTGTAGGTGAATCCCTGAGTGTGTCATGTCGATATGAGGAGAAATTCAAGACTAAGGACAAATACTGGTGCAGAGTGTCACTTAAGATACTATGTAAAGATATTGTCAAGACCAGCAGCTCAGAAGAAGCTAGGAGTGGCCGAGTGACCATCAGGGACCATCCAGACAACCTCACCTTTACAGTGACCTATGAGAGCCTCACCCTGGAGGATGCAGACACCTACATGTGTGCGGTGGATATATCACTTTTTGATGGCTCCTTGGGGTTCGATAAGTACTTCAAGATTGAGTTGTCTGTGGTTCCAAGTGAGGACCCAG TTTCATCTCCAGGACCAACACTAGAGACACCTGTGGTGTCCACCAGTCTGCCTACCAAGGGTCCCGCCCTAGGATCCAACACAGAGGGCCACCGTGAACATGACTATTCCCAGGGCTTGAG GCTCCCAGCGCTGTTGTCTGTGTTAGCTCTCCTGCTGTTTCTGTTGGTGGGGACCTCTCTGCTGGCCTGGAGGATGTTCCAGAAGCGGCTGGTCAAAG cTGATAGGCATCCAGAGCTGTCCCAGAACCTCAGACAG GCTTCTGAGCAGAATGAGTGCCAGTATGTGAATTTGCAGCTGCACACGTGGTCTCTGAGGGAAGAGCCGGTGCTACCAAGTCAGGTAGAAGTGGTGGAATATAGCACATTG GCATTACCCCAGGAAGAGCTTCACTATTCATCCGTGGCATTCAACTCCCAGAGGCAGGATTCTCACGCCAATGGAGATTCTCTTCATCAACCTCAGGACCAGAAAGCAGAGTACAGTGAGATCCAGAAGCCCAGAAAAGGACTCTCTGACCTTTACCTGTGA
- the Cd300a gene encoding CMRF35-like molecule 8 isoform X2: protein MTQLASAVWLPTLLLLLLLFWLPGDLKCPAKGSGGKLESQPSTGGGGASLQARKGCVPLHGPSTMSGSVGESLSVSCRYEEKFKTKDKYWCRVSLKILCKDIVKTSSSEEARSGRVTIRDHPDNLTFTVTYESLTLEDADTYMCAVDISLFDGSLGFDKYFKIELSVVPSEDPGPTLETPVVSTSLPTKGPALGSNTEGHREHDYSQGLRLPALLSVLALLLFLLVGTSLLAWRMFQKRLVKADRHPELSQNLRQASEQNECQYVNLQLHTWSLREEPVLPSQVEVVEYSTLALPQEELHYSSVAFNSQRQDSHANGDSLHQPQDQKAEYSEIQKPRKGLSDLYL, encoded by the exons ATGACCCAACTGGCCTCAGCTGTGTGGCTGCCcacactgttgctgctgctgctgcttttttgGCTTCCag GGGATTTAAAGTGCCCTGCTAAGGGAAGTGGTGGAAAGTTAGAAAGCCAACCATCTACTGGCGGTGGAGGAGCATCCTTGCAAGCCAGGAAAG GCTGTGTCCCTCTGCATGGTCCCAGCACCATGTCAGGAAGTGTAGGTGAATCCCTGAGTGTGTCATGTCGATATGAGGAGAAATTCAAGACTAAGGACAAATACTGGTGCAGAGTGTCACTTAAGATACTATGTAAAGATATTGTCAAGACCAGCAGCTCAGAAGAAGCTAGGAGTGGCCGAGTGACCATCAGGGACCATCCAGACAACCTCACCTTTACAGTGACCTATGAGAGCCTCACCCTGGAGGATGCAGACACCTACATGTGTGCGGTGGATATATCACTTTTTGATGGCTCCTTGGGGTTCGATAAGTACTTCAAGATTGAGTTGTCTGTGGTTCCAAGTGAGGACCCAG GACCAACACTAGAGACACCTGTGGTGTCCACCAGTCTGCCTACCAAGGGTCCCGCCCTAGGATCCAACACAGAGGGCCACCGTGAACATGACTATTCCCAGGGCTTGAG GCTCCCAGCGCTGTTGTCTGTGTTAGCTCTCCTGCTGTTTCTGTTGGTGGGGACCTCTCTGCTGGCCTGGAGGATGTTCCAGAAGCGGCTGGTCAAAG cTGATAGGCATCCAGAGCTGTCCCAGAACCTCAGACAG GCTTCTGAGCAGAATGAGTGCCAGTATGTGAATTTGCAGCTGCACACGTGGTCTCTGAGGGAAGAGCCGGTGCTACCAAGTCAGGTAGAAGTGGTGGAATATAGCACATTG GCATTACCCCAGGAAGAGCTTCACTATTCATCCGTGGCATTCAACTCCCAGAGGCAGGATTCTCACGCCAATGGAGATTCTCTTCATCAACCTCAGGACCAGAAAGCAGAGTACAGTGAGATCCAGAAGCCCAGAAAAGGACTCTCTGACCTTTACCTGTGA
- the Cd300a gene encoding CMRF35-like molecule 8 isoform X1: MTQLASAVWLPTLLLLLLLFWLPGDLKCPAKGSGGKLESQPSTGGGGASLQARKGCVPLHGPSTMSGSVGESLSVSCRYEEKFKTKDKYWCRVSLKILCKDIVKTSSSEEARSGRVTIRDHPDNLTFTVTYESLTLEDADTYMCAVDISLFDGSLGFDKYFKIELSVVPSEDPVSSPGPTLETPVVSTSLPTKGPALGSNTEGHREHDYSQGLRLPALLSVLALLLFLLVGTSLLAWRMFQKRLVKADRHPELSQNLRQASEQNECQYVNLQLHTWSLREEPVLPSQVEVVEYSTLALPQEELHYSSVAFNSQRQDSHANGDSLHQPQDQKAEYSEIQKPRKGLSDLYL; the protein is encoded by the exons ATGACCCAACTGGCCTCAGCTGTGTGGCTGCCcacactgttgctgctgctgctgcttttttgGCTTCCag GGGATTTAAAGTGCCCTGCTAAGGGAAGTGGTGGAAAGTTAGAAAGCCAACCATCTACTGGCGGTGGAGGAGCATCCTTGCAAGCCAGGAAAG GCTGTGTCCCTCTGCATGGTCCCAGCACCATGTCAGGAAGTGTAGGTGAATCCCTGAGTGTGTCATGTCGATATGAGGAGAAATTCAAGACTAAGGACAAATACTGGTGCAGAGTGTCACTTAAGATACTATGTAAAGATATTGTCAAGACCAGCAGCTCAGAAGAAGCTAGGAGTGGCCGAGTGACCATCAGGGACCATCCAGACAACCTCACCTTTACAGTGACCTATGAGAGCCTCACCCTGGAGGATGCAGACACCTACATGTGTGCGGTGGATATATCACTTTTTGATGGCTCCTTGGGGTTCGATAAGTACTTCAAGATTGAGTTGTCTGTGGTTCCAAGTGAGGACCCAG TTTCATCTCCAGGACCAACACTAGAGACACCTGTGGTGTCCACCAGTCTGCCTACCAAGGGTCCCGCCCTAGGATCCAACACAGAGGGCCACCGTGAACATGACTATTCCCAGGGCTTGAG GCTCCCAGCGCTGTTGTCTGTGTTAGCTCTCCTGCTGTTTCTGTTGGTGGGGACCTCTCTGCTGGCCTGGAGGATGTTCCAGAAGCGGCTGGTCAAAG cTGATAGGCATCCAGAGCTGTCCCAGAACCTCAGACAG GCTTCTGAGCAGAATGAGTGCCAGTATGTGAATTTGCAGCTGCACACGTGGTCTCTGAGGGAAGAGCCGGTGCTACCAAGTCAGGTAGAAGTGGTGGAATATAGCACATTG GCATTACCCCAGGAAGAGCTTCACTATTCATCCGTGGCATTCAACTCCCAGAGGCAGGATTCTCACGCCAATGGAGATTCTCTTCATCAACCTCAGGACCAGAAAGCAGAGTACAGTGAGATCCAGAAGCCCAGAAAAGGACTCTCTGACCTTTACCTGTGA
- the Cd300a gene encoding CMRF35-like molecule 8 isoform 2 precursor (isoform 2 precursor is encoded by transcript variant 2), whose amino-acid sequence MTQLASAVWLPTLLLLLLLFWLPGCVPLHGPSTMSGSVGESLSVSCRYEEKFKTKDKYWCRVSLKILCKDIVKTSSSEEARSGRVTIRDHPDNLTFTVTYESLTLEDADTYMCAVDISLFDGSLGFDKYFKIELSVVPSEDPGPTLETPVVSTSLPTKGPALGSNTEGHREHDYSQGLRLPALLSVLALLLFLLVGTSLLAWRMFQKRLVKADRHPELSQNLRQASEQNECQYVNLQLHTWSLREEPVLPSQVEVVEYSTLALPQEELHYSSVAFNSQRQDSHANGDSLHQPQDQKAEYSEIQKPRKGLSDLYL is encoded by the exons ATGACCCAACTGGCCTCAGCTGTGTGGCTGCCcacactgttgctgctgctgctgcttttttgGCTTCCag GCTGTGTCCCTCTGCATGGTCCCAGCACCATGTCAGGAAGTGTAGGTGAATCCCTGAGTGTGTCATGTCGATATGAGGAGAAATTCAAGACTAAGGACAAATACTGGTGCAGAGTGTCACTTAAGATACTATGTAAAGATATTGTCAAGACCAGCAGCTCAGAAGAAGCTAGGAGTGGCCGAGTGACCATCAGGGACCATCCAGACAACCTCACCTTTACAGTGACCTATGAGAGCCTCACCCTGGAGGATGCAGACACCTACATGTGTGCGGTGGATATATCACTTTTTGATGGCTCCTTGGGGTTCGATAAGTACTTCAAGATTGAGTTGTCTGTGGTTCCAAGTGAGGACCCAG GACCAACACTAGAGACACCTGTGGTGTCCACCAGTCTGCCTACCAAGGGTCCCGCCCTAGGATCCAACACAGAGGGCCACCGTGAACATGACTATTCCCAGGGCTTGAG GCTCCCAGCGCTGTTGTCTGTGTTAGCTCTCCTGCTGTTTCTGTTGGTGGGGACCTCTCTGCTGGCCTGGAGGATGTTCCAGAAGCGGCTGGTCAAAG cTGATAGGCATCCAGAGCTGTCCCAGAACCTCAGACAG GCTTCTGAGCAGAATGAGTGCCAGTATGTGAATTTGCAGCTGCACACGTGGTCTCTGAGGGAAGAGCCGGTGCTACCAAGTCAGGTAGAAGTGGTGGAATATAGCACATTG GCATTACCCCAGGAAGAGCTTCACTATTCATCCGTGGCATTCAACTCCCAGAGGCAGGATTCTCACGCCAATGGAGATTCTCTTCATCAACCTCAGGACCAGAAAGCAGAGTACAGTGAGATCCAGAAGCCCAGAAAAGGACTCTCTGACCTTTACCTGTGA
- the Cd300lb gene encoding CMRF35-like molecule 7 isoform 1 precursor (isoform 1 precursor is encoded by transcript variant 1) produces MWLSPALLLLSFPGCLSIQGPALVRGPEQGSVTVQCRYSSRWQTNKKWWCRGASWSTCRVLIRSTGSEKETKSGRLSIRDNQKNHSFQVTMEMLRQNDTDTYWCGIEKFGTDRGTRVKVNVYSVGKDTMSTSNQLPWPTVDGSTDMVSSDLQKRTYYMLLVFVKVPALLILVGAVLWLKRSTQKVPEEQWRHTLCSDLDSELLAKDISP; encoded by the exons GCTGCCTCTCCATCCAAGGCCCAGCATTGGTGAGGGGTCCAGAGCAGGGGTCAGTGACTGTGCAATGTCGCTATAGCTCAAGATGGCAAACCAACAAGAAGTGGTGGTGCCGGGGAGCAAGCTGGAGCACTTGCAGGGTCCTCATCCGATCCACTGGGTCAGAGAAAGAAACGAAGAGCGGCCGGCTGTCCATCAGGGACAATCAGAAAAATCACTCATTCCAGGTTACCATggagatgctcaggcaaaatgacACGGACACTTACTGGTGTGGTATTGAAAAGTTCGGAACTGACCGTGGGACCAGAGTTAAAGTGAACGTCTACTCGG TGGGTAAAGATACCATGTCGACTTCTAATCAACTTCCCTGGCCCACTGTGGACGGCAGTACAGACATGGTGTCTTCTGACTTGCAGAAGAG GACCTATTACATGCTCCTGGTATTTGTGAAGGTGCCTGCCTTGCTCATCTTGGTTGGTGCTGTCCTCTGGCTGAAGAGGTCAACTCAGAAGGTCCCTGAGGAACAGTGGAGACACACTCTCTGTAGCGATTTGGACTCTGAACTTCTAGCTAAAGACATTTCTCCTTAG
- the Cd300lb gene encoding CMRF35-like molecule 7 isoform 2 (isoform 2 is encoded by transcript variant 2) translates to MEMLRQNDTDTYWCGIEKFGTDRGTRVKVNVYSVGKDTMSTSNQLPWPTVDGSTDMVSSDLQKRTYYMLLVFVKVPALLILVGAVLWLKRSTQKVPEEQWRHTLCSDLDSELLAKDISP, encoded by the exons ATggagatgctcaggcaaaatgacACGGACACTTACTGGTGTGGTATTGAAAAGTTCGGAACTGACCGTGGGACCAGAGTTAAAGTGAACGTCTACTCGG TGGGTAAAGATACCATGTCGACTTCTAATCAACTTCCCTGGCCCACTGTGGACGGCAGTACAGACATGGTGTCTTCTGACTTGCAGAAGAG GACCTATTACATGCTCCTGGTATTTGTGAAGGTGCCTGCCTTGCTCATCTTGGTTGGTGCTGTCCTCTGGCTGAAGAGGTCAACTCAGAAGGTCCCTGAGGAACAGTGGAGACACACTCTCTGTAGCGATTTGGACTCTGAACTTCTAGCTAAAGACATTTCTCCTTAG